The proteins below are encoded in one region of Caldisericota bacterium:
- the scfA gene encoding six-cysteine ranthipeptide SCIFF yields MKHIKTVIKKPFWNIDKKHDCRECQTPCKSACKTSVTIGNQVCEIKKPIKRWIW; encoded by the coding sequence ATGAAACATATAAAAACAGTTATTAAAAAACCTTTCTGGAATATTGATAAAAAACACGATTGCAGAGAGTGCCAAACACCCTGCAAATCAGCATGCAAAACAAGCGTAACAATAGGCAATCAAGTTTGTGAAATCAAAAAGCCAATAAAGAGATGGATCTGGTAG
- a CDS encoding MoaD/ThiS family protein, which translates to MMVKILFFAEAKKIVGEGEIDLSFNGKTVLDIKRDLLEKYPSLETSFNSVVFAVNEKYTAEDTVLKDGDVLAVIPPVGGG; encoded by the coding sequence ATGATGGTAAAAATATTATTTTTTGCAGAAGCAAAGAAGATTGTTGGAGAAGGTGAAATTGATTTAAGCTTTAACGGGAAAACCGTTCTGGATATTAAAAGAGACCTTTTGGAAAAATATCCTTCCCTTGAAACATCGTTTAACAGTGTTGTATTTGCTGTTAATGAAAAATATACAGCGGAAGATACTGTATTAAAAGACGGAGATGTATTGGCTGTAATACCACCTGTGGGAGGTGGGTAA
- a CDS encoding 4Fe-4S cluster-binding domain-containing protein, translating to MHDAFCKENVHTFAFNKERFAVDVNTGSLFVLDEISYKFINTLIKEQSLDLAEKILFREYGKEALNTRKEIEQLIKENLLFSPSPEYFKSELSLKSLCLNIAHACNFACKYCFAKQGNYGNKNALMSWDIAKKSIDFLYEHSKGRQHLEVDFFGGEPLLAFAVVRKTVQYAKKHTRIKNGVLQSQQMAPLSQKR from the coding sequence ATGCATGATGCTTTTTGCAAAGAAAATGTCCACACCTTTGCATTCAACAAAGAACGTTTTGCGGTTGATGTAAATACAGGTTCGTTATTTGTGCTTGATGAAATATCATATAAATTCATCAACACGCTCATTAAAGAACAATCACTTGATTTAGCCGAAAAAATACTTTTCAGAGAATACGGAAAAGAAGCTTTAAACACAAGGAAAGAGATCGAGCAACTCATAAAAGAAAATTTGCTCTTTTCGCCTTCGCCAGAATACTTTAAATCTGAGCTTTCCCTCAAATCTCTCTGCCTGAACATCGCTCACGCATGTAATTTTGCCTGTAAATATTGCTTTGCAAAACAAGGAAACTACGGCAATAAAAATGCTCTAATGAGTTGGGATATTGCAAAAAAATCCATTGACTTCCTCTATGAGCATTCGAAGGGAAGACAGCATTTAGAGGTAGACTTCTTTGGAGGAGAACCCCTGCTTGCTTTTGCCGTTGTTAGAAAAACAGTTCAGTACGCAAAAAAACATACCCGGATAAAAAATGGCGTTTTACAATCACAACAAATGGCTCCCTTATCACAAAAGAGATAG
- the alaS gene encoding alanine--tRNA ligase: MESKDIRENFLVFFENKNHLRLKSASLIPRDQTLLFTSAGMVPLKAYYLGEEKPPSKRITTGQKCLRTNDIDNVGYTARHHTFFEMLGNFSIGDYFKEEAIPWAYQYVTEVLNLPKERLWISVYKDDLESKEIWKKVGIAPEKIILLGEEDNFWKMGAVGPCGPSSEIYFDKGIRKPGEEKQFPGDDGERFLEFWNLVFTQFDRQANGELKPLPKRNIDTGLGLERITSIIEGVETDFETDLFLPIIKKIEDISRQKYGIDEKKNHSFRVIADHIRAISFLIAEGLVPSNGKRGYVLRRLIRRSALFGRELDLEESFLHRIVPVVVNSLNTFYPELSENKDKIISNVKNEEERFSRTLNGGFEYFKDQCKKIDASGGKEFSADAAFYLYDTLGFPIELTKLLLEEHNLNFNNEKFDEYLEEQRERARKAFNGGKSFTERVNLVKVKEEVGATNFIGYDVLSSKVKAKGILKNGNLVNSASEGEEVSIILDKTPFYAEKGGQAGDKGIIKNEKFTFVVEDTETPISDLIIHTGKIKSGSVKVGDTAEASVDSERRHAIMRAHTSVHILQGVLRSFFGENIGQQGSAVYPDEFRFDFNFTGKMDDEVFGKIEREINDIIMNGIPVCVKEMTLDEANKSGALAFFGDKYGDTVRVVDITSVSKEFCGGTHVPDTGDIHCVVLTSFRSVASGIKRIEGLSGKKAYQAILEKGRILKKAARILSVDEKSVPDRMEEIFAENKELKRELHQFKLKGIESALDDIILITEKDGIPFYFKEFHSVSFVELRKALDMARKKLKKGVMLFSSVESDKVLLLIGKLTDENVSSIEIFNKISPLLNGRGGGNERLAQGSGTTRINVKDLKEKL; the protein is encoded by the coding sequence GTGGAAAGCAAAGATATAAGGGAGAATTTTCTTGTTTTTTTTGAAAATAAAAACCATTTGAGATTAAAAAGTGCATCGCTTATTCCTCGGGACCAAACGCTTTTGTTTACTTCAGCGGGGATGGTTCCCTTGAAAGCTTATTATCTTGGTGAGGAAAAACCGCCAAGCAAACGCATAACAACAGGGCAAAAATGCCTGAGAACAAATGACATAGATAATGTAGGGTACACAGCGCGACACCATACATTTTTTGAAATGCTTGGCAATTTCTCCATAGGTGATTATTTTAAAGAAGAAGCAATACCCTGGGCGTATCAATATGTGACAGAAGTGTTAAATTTACCGAAAGAGCGTTTATGGATTTCAGTATACAAGGATGATTTAGAGTCAAAGGAAATCTGGAAAAAAGTAGGTATTGCTCCTGAAAAGATTATTTTACTTGGCGAAGAAGATAATTTCTGGAAGATGGGTGCTGTCGGGCCCTGTGGGCCTTCCTCTGAAATTTATTTTGACAAGGGTATAAGAAAGCCAGGGGAAGAAAAGCAGTTTCCCGGAGATGACGGGGAGAGATTTTTAGAATTTTGGAATCTTGTTTTTACTCAGTTTGACAGGCAAGCTAACGGAGAGCTTAAACCATTGCCGAAACGAAATATTGATACCGGCTTGGGACTCGAGAGGATTACAAGTATTATAGAAGGAGTTGAAACAGATTTTGAAACAGATCTTTTTTTGCCCATCATTAAAAAAATTGAAGATATAAGTAGACAAAAGTATGGGATTGATGAAAAAAAGAATCATTCTTTCCGTGTCATAGCCGACCATATAAGAGCCATTTCTTTTCTTATTGCCGAGGGGCTGGTTCCTAGCAATGGAAAAAGAGGATATGTGCTGAGAAGGTTGATACGAAGAAGTGCACTTTTTGGAAGAGAATTAGATCTCGAGGAATCGTTTCTTCATCGTATTGTTCCTGTTGTTGTGAATTCTCTTAACACATTTTACCCGGAGCTGAGCGAAAATAAAGATAAGATAATTTCTAATGTAAAAAACGAAGAAGAGCGATTTAGCCGGACATTAAATGGAGGGTTTGAATATTTTAAAGACCAGTGTAAGAAGATAGATGCATCAGGTGGAAAAGAGTTTTCTGCAGATGCTGCATTTTATCTGTATGATACGCTTGGTTTTCCAATAGAACTTACTAAATTGTTGCTTGAAGAACATAATCTTAACTTTAATAATGAGAAATTTGATGAATATCTTGAAGAGCAAAGAGAAAGGGCGAGAAAAGCATTTAACGGAGGAAAGAGTTTTACGGAGAGAGTCAATCTTGTTAAGGTAAAAGAAGAGGTAGGTGCGACTAATTTTATTGGCTATGACGTTCTTTCGTCAAAAGTTAAAGCAAAGGGCATTTTAAAGAATGGGAATTTAGTTAATTCGGCATCAGAAGGGGAGGAAGTTTCTATTATACTTGATAAAACGCCTTTTTATGCTGAAAAGGGTGGGCAAGCAGGAGATAAAGGGATTATAAAAAATGAAAAGTTTACATTTGTAGTTGAAGATACTGAAACTCCAATTAGTGACTTAATAATACATACAGGTAAGATAAAGAGCGGATCCGTTAAAGTGGGAGATACAGCGGAAGCATCTGTCGATTCGGAGAGAAGACATGCAATTATGCGGGCACATACGTCTGTACATATATTACAGGGAGTACTGAGGAGTTTTTTTGGAGAAAATATTGGCCAGCAAGGTTCTGCTGTTTATCCTGATGAATTTCGTTTTGACTTTAATTTTACGGGCAAGATGGACGATGAAGTGTTTGGTAAAATTGAAAGAGAAATAAACGACATTATAATGAATGGGATTCCTGTTTGTGTTAAAGAAATGACACTTGATGAGGCAAATAAATCTGGTGCTCTTGCATTTTTTGGCGACAAGTATGGAGATACTGTAAGGGTTGTCGATATAACCAGTGTAAGCAAAGAATTTTGTGGAGGAACACACGTACCCGATACAGGCGATATTCACTGTGTAGTGCTTACATCTTTTAGGAGTGTTGCATCTGGCATAAAAAGAATAGAGGGGCTTTCAGGCAAAAAAGCTTACCAGGCGATATTGGAAAAAGGAAGAATCCTTAAAAAAGCAGCGAGAATTTTATCAGTGGACGAAAAATCCGTTCCAGATCGTATGGAAGAAATTTTTGCTGAAAATAAAGAACTGAAGCGTGAATTACACCAATTTAAATTAAAAGGCATTGAATCAGCATTGGACGATATCATTTTAATTACAGAAAAAGATGGTATTCCTTTTTACTTTAAGGAATTTCATTCGGTTTCATTTGTAGAATTGCGTAAAGCATTGGATATGGCAAGGAAAAAGTTGAAGAAAGGAGTCATGCTTTTTAGTTCTGTTGAATCTGATAAGGTTCTTCTGCTCATAGGGAAGTTGACGGATGAAAATGTTTCAAGCATTGAAATTTTTAATAAGATATCTCCGCTTCTAAATGGAAGAGGAGGAGGAAACGAACGTTTAGCACAGGGAAGTGGCACTACGCGGATAAACGTGAAAGATCTTAAAGAAAAATTATAA
- a CDS encoding SPASM domain-containing protein: MLSLDGQKETNDKFRILPDGNGTFDLIYPKIKIVTEHRKISSGYYVRGTYTQKTPHIAKTAMDLHNLGFDFISLEPVITKDKKIGFTEKDLPSLKNEYEKLSKKYIESQKEKEWHFFHFNIDLEAGPCIQKRIHGCGAGIEYLAVSPDGNIYPCHQFDGINEMKLGDIYNGISNKTLEEKFKNANFLFNKKDCARCWARFYCSGGCLANNYNINGDILKSYKIGCELQKMRIEAALFVQSKLKEMNINYHSLVTDPQEIK, encoded by the coding sequence GTGTTAAGTTTAGACGGACAAAAAGAAACAAATGATAAATTCAGGATATTGCCAGATGGAAATGGCACATTTGACCTTATTTACCCAAAAATAAAAATTGTTACAGAACATAGGAAAATCTCATCAGGATATTATGTAAGAGGTACATACACACAAAAAACACCGCACATTGCAAAAACAGCAATGGATTTACATAACCTTGGGTTTGATTTTATTTCGCTTGAGCCAGTAATAACAAAAGATAAAAAGATAGGCTTCACAGAAAAAGATTTACCCAGCTTAAAAAATGAATACGAAAAACTTTCTAAAAAATACATAGAATCTCAGAAAGAAAAAGAATGGCACTTCTTCCATTTTAACATTGACCTCGAAGCAGGCCCGTGTATACAAAAGAGAATCCATGGATGCGGCGCAGGCATAGAATACCTTGCCGTTTCTCCAGATGGAAACATATACCCCTGTCACCAGTTTGACGGCATAAATGAAATGAAATTAGGAGACATATACAATGGAATTTCAAATAAAACGCTTGAAGAAAAATTTAAAAATGCAAATTTCTTGTTTAACAAAAAAGATTGTGCACGTTGCTGGGCACGTTTCTACTGTTCCGGCGGATGCCTTGCAAATAATTACAATATAAATGGAGACATATTAAAGTCCTATAAAATAGGATGTGAACTTCAAAAAATGCGTATAGAAGCAGCACTTTTTGTTCAATCAAAACTAAAGGAAATGAATATAAATTACCACTCGTTAGTAACAGATCCCCAAGAAATAAAATAA
- a CDS encoding molybdenum cofactor biosynthesis protein MoaE encodes MIKILKEKIDILHYIELLKRVNAGAIITFLGEPRKSIEDGDVMSINYTAYETMALSEMKKIEQEALNISGIEEVIIIHRIGEVPLQEISLFVGISSAHRKEGFKVCSMVVDKVKEKVPIWKEIRYARSGDS; translated from the coding sequence ATGATAAAAATACTGAAAGAAAAGATTGATATACTCCATTATATAGAGCTGTTGAAAAGAGTTAATGCAGGTGCTATTATTACTTTCTTGGGTGAGCCAAGGAAAAGCATCGAAGACGGAGATGTTATGTCGATAAATTATACTGCTTACGAAACAATGGCATTAAGTGAAATGAAAAAGATTGAACAAGAAGCACTGAATATTAGCGGCATAGAAGAAGTAATTATTATTCATAGGATAGGGGAGGTCCCACTACAAGAAATTTCTTTGTTTGTTGGCATTTCTTCTGCGCACAGAAAGGAAGGTTTTAAGGTATGCAGCATGGTTGTGGATAAGGTAAAGGAGAAAGTGCCAATCTGGAAGGAGATTAGATATGCGAGAAGTGGGGATAGTTAA
- a CDS encoding M6 family metalloprotease domain-containing protein: MKKVAWLSGQKAVVSGIIIIFVVMITPLNLFSVFSTNYKSETHYIYIDANESEGIIVSKPIKLDDKIFVSLRTYNRSDSVNINLNNQAFEIISQNTLNLPDMEAADYKPLDFGRVYKYELLSLKPGQNEISFSLLRENAATYDNSEIKVIIPVETRKSVIQFVSAKELVKRPPRVSVLKPIVILVDFSDTAASYSVSTPTFYQNLLFGEGTKSLYDYYLENSLGKLEVRGTAYANSSSDTQWFTAPEPYSYYVGSSNGMGAYPHNTQKLVEDIIDIIDPVVDFSEHDGDGDGVVDGIFIIYAGRQASSKYPDKIYPHMWSIAAEKRDGKTVCDYDILPEYRYEPGDATIGPFCHEFGHILGAIDLYDLDGLSYFKYDGEKSNGLGKWSIMANGVWGATKRSGDTPSHFDAWHKIKFGWIEPTIITGDLKSIPIPAVELAEGKIYKYILESNPDEYFLIENRQQIGFDSKLPGAGILIYHIDESATSNSYAWSPFDETPNEGHYKVALVQADGLWDLERKKNYGDDGDPFPGSTDNRVFSMDTLPNSNLYDGTPTYLKISNISDCDSYLTITVDFSILGD; this comes from the coding sequence ATGAAAAAAGTAGCCTGGTTATCGGGACAAAAAGCAGTAGTTAGCGGAATAATAATCATATTTGTTGTTATGATTACTCCGCTAAACCTATTTAGTGTGTTTTCAACTAATTATAAAAGTGAAACTCACTATATCTATATCGATGCCAATGAATCTGAAGGAATAATTGTTTCCAAACCAATAAAACTTGATGATAAGATTTTTGTTTCATTAAGAACTTACAATCGAAGCGATTCAGTAAATATTAATTTAAATAATCAAGCATTTGAAATAATATCTCAAAACACTTTGAATTTACCGGATATGGAAGCAGCCGATTATAAACCTCTGGATTTTGGTAGAGTTTATAAATACGAACTTCTTTCTTTAAAACCAGGGCAAAATGAAATATCGTTCTCATTGTTGAGAGAGAATGCAGCAACTTATGATAATTCAGAAATCAAAGTCATCATTCCCGTTGAAACTAGAAAATCTGTAATACAATTCGTTTCGGCTAAAGAGTTGGTTAAGAGGCCGCCCCGGGTTAGCGTTCTTAAACCAATTGTTATTCTTGTAGATTTCAGCGATACAGCTGCAAGTTATAGTGTTTCAACTCCTACTTTTTATCAAAATCTTCTCTTTGGTGAAGGGACTAAAAGCTTGTATGATTATTACTTGGAAAATTCTTTAGGCAAACTTGAAGTAAGAGGTACAGCTTATGCAAATTCCAGTTCAGATACTCAATGGTTTACAGCGCCAGAACCTTATTCATACTATGTAGGGTCATCCAATGGAATGGGGGCATACCCGCACAACACACAAAAATTGGTAGAGGATATTATTGACATAATTGATCCTGTTGTAGATTTCTCAGAGCACGATGGCGATGGCGACGGAGTTGTAGATGGGATTTTTATTATTTATGCTGGCAGACAGGCAAGTTCTAAATATCCAGATAAAATATACCCCCATATGTGGTCAATTGCAGCCGAGAAAAGAGACGGGAAAACAGTTTGTGATTATGACATACTCCCTGAGTATAGATATGAACCAGGGGATGCAACAATTGGGCCATTTTGTCATGAATTTGGACATATACTTGGTGCAATCGACCTTTATGATCTGGATGGATTATCTTATTTTAAATACGATGGAGAAAAATCCAACGGTCTTGGCAAATGGAGCATTATGGCAAATGGAGTATGGGGAGCGACAAAGCGGTCAGGCGATACTCCTTCACACTTTGATGCATGGCATAAGATAAAATTTGGATGGATTGAGCCGACTATCATTACCGGGGATTTAAAATCTATTCCTATCCCTGCTGTTGAGCTTGCGGAAGGCAAAATTTATAAATATATTTTGGAATCAAACCCGGACGAATACTTCCTTATAGAAAATAGGCAGCAAATAGGTTTTGATTCGAAGTTACCCGGGGCAGGAATTTTAATATATCATATTGATGAATCTGCAACTTCAAATAGTTATGCATGGTCCCCGTTTGATGAAACTCCAAATGAGGGGCATTACAAAGTTGCTTTAGTACAGGCAGACGGTTTATGGGATCTTGAACGGAAAAAGAACTACGGGGATGACGGGGATCCTTTCCCGGGTTCTACTGACAATAGAGTATTCTCTATGGATACCTTACCAAATAGTAACCTGTATGATGGCACGCCTACCTATCTAAAAATAAGCAACATTAGTGATTGCGATTCATATTTAACTATCACTGTTGATTTCTCTATACTCGGAGATTAA
- the ruvX gene encoding Holliday junction resolvase RuvX yields MKEKGVIVALDVGMGRVGVAASDSLHITANPVTLIQRDGNEFEAIKNLVKFYSAKTVVIGLPKTLKGVVGSQAEKVLTFVNMLKGYLNGVEIILWDERFTSVIAHKMFKSLGVRSKKERATKDVAEALLILQSYLNYGGRKKKLENSGE; encoded by the coding sequence ATGAAGGAAAAAGGAGTAATTGTTGCACTTGATGTTGGCATGGGAAGAGTTGGCGTGGCTGCAAGCGATTCTTTACATATAACCGCAAACCCTGTTACTTTGATCCAAAGAGACGGGAATGAATTTGAAGCAATAAAAAACCTGGTAAAATTTTATAGCGCAAAAACCGTTGTTATAGGTCTTCCTAAAACATTAAAAGGAGTTGTGGGCTCACAGGCAGAAAAAGTGCTTACATTTGTAAATATGTTAAAAGGATATTTAAACGGGGTAGAAATCATTCTTTGGGATGAGCGTTTTACCAGCGTTATAGCCCATAAAATGTTTAAGTCACTAGGAGTTAGATCCAAAAAAGAACGTGCAACAAAAGATGTTGCCGAAGCTTTGTTAATCCTTCAGAGTTATCTGAATTATGGAGGGAGGAAGAAAAAATTAGAAAATTCAGGCGAATAA
- a CDS encoding SoxR reducing system RseC family protein: MREVGIVKHVKGKFAEIRAAAGGECIGCAGEKSCGSSSLWKNNKDIIIVKNDIYAKEGDLVAFELSESDVLAGAFIIYMIPFLFFAVGVILGITLEKGFGFRLGNLENALSVATSAIFLWIGMLVVRKKDREQKGHSYITEILLKKEDASHPNNLC, translated from the coding sequence ATGCGAGAAGTGGGGATAGTTAAGCACGTAAAAGGCAAATTTGCGGAGATAAGGGCGGCTGCAGGAGGTGAATGCATCGGTTGTGCGGGAGAAAAAAGCTGTGGCTCGTCTTCTCTATGGAAAAATAATAAAGATATAATTATTGTAAAAAACGATATTTATGCAAAGGAAGGAGACCTTGTCGCATTTGAACTAAGTGAATCAGATGTTCTTGCCGGAGCTTTTATTATATACATGATACCATTTTTGTTTTTTGCTGTTGGCGTTATTTTAGGCATTACTTTAGAAAAAGGTTTTGGTTTTAGACTTGGGAATCTGGAAAATGCATTGTCTGTTGCTACATCAGCCATATTCCTCTGGATAGGAATGCTTGTTGTAAGAAAGAAAGACAGGGAACAAAAAGGGCATTCTTACATAACAGAAATTCTCTTAAAAAAAGAAGATGCTTCGCACCCTAACAATTTGTGTTGA